Within the Halomonas sp. HL-93 genome, the region TGGGTTAAGCGAAAAAGCGCACAGTAGCGTGGCATCCGAGACTTCGTGGGATAGCGCCAGGGTTTGCACCTCGCGGCGCACATTGAGCTGCTGCGACGCATGAATCAGCGTTTCCTGGCGGTAGGTGTAATACGCCTCGTTGGCGCCCGCCTGGGCACGAATGGTGGCTGTGCCCAGCACTTCATCGCGGGCATCGTCGGCCAGCACAAACGTATAATGCTCGTTGCCGGGGAACTCCACCTCGTCGTTGAAGGCGGCTTCGGAACGAGCGATACGCTCCTCGAGCCGTTCGCGGTTGGCGGGTAGATTGGTGAGCCTGGGCACCGCGTGCTCCGCCAGCTGCTCAAGCGCGGGCAAGTCCGCCATTTTCACCGGTCGAATTACCAGCATCCTCAACGCCCCCTGTGGTGTGGCTGCGTACGGCTCGCTCATTCGGTCGCAACCAACCGTTCGATGGCACGCTCCAGACGGGCCATGCCTTCCACAATATCCGCTTCGGGAATCACCAGCGACGGCGCCATACGCAGCACGTTGGGTCCGGCAATCAGCGCCATCAAGCCTTCTTCGATGGCCAGCGGCAGAATGTCCTTGGCGCAACCCTCGAAGGCATCGGCCATTTGCGCCCCCATCAGCAGGCCCATACCGCGAATCTCCTTGAATACGCCGTGCTTGCGGTTAATGGTTTCCAGGTGCTCGCAGAACAGGTCATGACGCTTTTTGACACCTTCAAGCACCTCGGGTGTATCGATAAACTCGACCGCCGCCAAGGCCACCGCCGAGGCCAGCGCGTTGCCGCCGTAGGTGGAACCGTGGGTACCGATGACCAACGATTTTGCAACCGCATCGGTCGCCAGCATCGCCCCCACCGGGAAACCACCGCCAAGGGACTTGGCGCTGGTGAGAATATCCGGGGTAATACCGTAATTCTTGTACGCATAGAGCTCGCCGCTGCGGCCGACGCCGGTTTGCACCTCGTCAAAGATCAGCAGCGCCTGGTGTTCGTCGCACAGGTCGCGCAGCCCCTGGAGGAAGTCCTGCGTGCCGGGCACGATGCCGCCCTCGCCCTGCATGGGCTCGACCATGATCGCGCAGGTGTCGTCGCCGACCAGCTTGCGCACGCTTTCCAGGTCGTTGTAGGTGGCATGCAGAATGCCGCCCGGCACCGGGCCAAAGCCCTGGGAGTACTTGGGCTGGCCGCCCACGCTCACGGTAAAGAAAGTGCGGCCATGGAAAGACTGGTAAAACGAAATAATCTTATCTTTGTGTTCACCGTGGTTATCCACTGCCCAACGGCGCGCCAGCTTCAGTGCCGCTTCGTTGGCTTCACCGCCGGAGGAACATAAAAACACCTTGTCGGCGAAGGTGCGCTCGACCAGCGCCTTGGCCAGCTTGAGCGCGGGCTCGTTGGTAAACACATTGGAGAGATGCCACAGCTTTTCGCCCTGAGTCTTGAGGGCGTCGACCAGCACCGGGTGGCAATGGCCCAGGGAGTTGACCGCGATGCCCCCGGCGAAATCGATATATTCACGCCCCTCCTGGTCCCACAAGCGGCTGCCTTCACCACGCACCGGAATGACCTGCTGCGGCGAGTAGTTTGGCGCCATGTAGTGATCGAAATCCTGACGGCTTGGGGTGTGGCTCATGGGACGCTACCTCCAGTGGAGTAAGGGAATGAAAACAGTATAAGGGGCCGAATAGGGTAACTGCTTTCAGCAATGGGACGGCAAATTATGAAAAGCAGCATTTAACTGGCGCCCTCCTTTTTTGTAACACTCTATTATCCATCCTTGCTCACCTCACGGTATCAGTGACCCTGCATACCCAAGCCCCCCTGCACTTCAACGCTGTTCGCGCTAGGCTTGAGTAAATCCCCCGAGGAGCACGCCGCATGCTCGACGTAACCCACCTGCGTGGTAGCCGCCATGCCATTGGCGTGGCCCATGGCCAGCGCCACGCCGCACAGATTCAGCGCAGCATTGAGGTCTATGACCGGCTGTTTCAAGACTTTGTAGGCCTCGACTGGGCCGCCGCCCGGCAAGAGGCGCGGCGCTTTATACCGGCTATCGAACGCGGCTTTCCGGCGATTCTGGATGAGCTCGAGGGCATTGCCGAGGGCGCCGACCTGCAGCGCGACGACATCCTCACCCTCAACTGCCGCAGCGAGATCTCGCTAACCCAAGCCAGCGGCGGCTGTTCCGCCTTCTCGCTCTACCAGCAGGGTCGCCAATGGCTGGCCCAGAACTGGGACTGGCGCCTCGACCAGCTCGATAACGTGGTGATACTGCGTATAGAGGGCGACGACGCCCCGCCGCTGGTCAGCGTCGGCGAGGCCGGGATGCTGGCCAAGATCGGCCTCAACGCCCACGGCCTCGGCGTGTGTCTCAACGCCATCCGCTCGCAGACCTGCGGCGACGGCCTGCCGATCCACGTCGCCCTGCGCAAACTTCTCGAGAGCGACGGTTTCACCAGCGCCCAGCGCATCGTCGAAAAGGACCGCGTCGCTTCACCGGCGCACTTTCTGGTCGCGAGCGCTAAAGGCCAGGCCGCCGGCTTCGAGGTCCAGCCCGGGCCACCGGGGGTACTCGAGCCCAGCGACGGGCGGGTGACCCACACCAACCACCTCTACGCCGCGGCCGCCACCGCCTGTGTCGCCGATTTCCCCAAGCCCGACTCCCATGTGCGCCTGCGCCGCCTCGATGAGCTGCTCGACCCACCGCCCGAAGCGAGCGTCAGCGCGCTGTTCGACGTACTGAGCGACCACCACAATGCGCCCATGTCGATCTGCAAGCACACCGACATCGACCTGCCCGAGGCCGAGCGCATGGAGACCTTGTTCGCAGTGGTGATGGCCCTCGACGAGCGCACCCTTCACCTGCGCCACGGCTACCCCTGCAAGACCCGGCAGACGCTGAGCATCGCGCTCGACTAACGGCGCGAGAACAGCGGCCGCTGTATCAGGATGGTGGGCGGGATACACTGGCCCAGGATCGAAAGCTTCAGCAGCAGCAACAGGGAGAAGCGCCATGAAATATATCTTCGAAGTGCATATCCGCGACGGCTACCGCGCCGAGGACTACGCCGACGCCTGGGTCCGCGCCAGCCAACTCATCCAGCAGGCACCAGGGGCACGCGGCACCGAGCTGCATCGCAAGATCGGCGACCCCAACACCCTGATCGCCATCGCCCATTGGGACAGCAAGGCCAGCCGCGACGCCATGGAAGCCCAGCCCAACCCGGAAATAAAGGAGATCATCCGTCGTGCGGCCCCCTGCTGCGAGATCCGCCTGATCGGCGAATTCGAGGAGCCGGAGTGGGTGGTGATGCCGTCGAATGCCGAGTCATAACCGGGCGTGGAGCTAGCGATCACATTTGGCATGAATGAGCCTGGTATGGAAGAACGCTGCCCTTGAAGAGCGCCATAAGAGCCCCATATTCCTTAGCAAGCTATAAAGTTATTCGTTGTGTAGTGAGGTACTGATACTCAGGACGAGAGGAGCACTCCATGCAGATTGATCTCAACGGCAAGCACGCGATTATCACCGGCTCGACAGCAGGTATCGGCTTTGCGATTGCCCAGGGCTTGGCCAATGCAGGTGCCGAGGTAGTTATCACCGGGCGCACCCAGGCGCGAATTGACGAGGCCATCGCGGCCATCAAGAAAGACGTTCCCAACGCCAAAGCGACGGGCGTGGCCGCCGACTTGGGCACCGCCGAGGGCTGCCAGACGCTGATCGATCAGCAGCCGGAGACCGACATCCTGATCAATAACGTGGGCATCTTTGGTCCGCAGGACTTTTTTGAGGTCGACGACGCTACCTGGCAGCAGTTTTTCGACGTTAACATCATGAGCGCCGTGCGCCTGTCGCGCCACTACGCCCAGGGTATGCGCGACCGGGACTGGGGGCGCATCCAGTTCCTGTCCAGCGAATCAGGCATCAACATTCCCAGCGAAATGGTCCACTACGGCATGACCAAATCGGCGCTGCTGTCGGTCTCGCGGGGCCTTGCGAAAGTATTGAGCGGCACCCAGGTGACCGTCAACGCCATTTTACCGGGGCCGACCCGCTCCGAGGGCGTGCTCAACATGATCCAGGAAATGGCCGAAAAAGAAGGCGTTTCGCAAGAGGACGTGGAAGCACGCTTCGTGCAGGAGAACCGCCCCTCGTCGATCATTCAGCGCCTGGCAACCCCCGAGGAAGTGGCTAGCATGAGCGTCTACGCGGCCTCGCCCCAGGCCAGCGCCACCACCGGCGCCGCCCTGCGCGTGGAAGGCGGGATCGTGGATACGCTTACCTGAATGAACCCTTAACCCAGGCGTTCTTCCCTCGGCGTCATGCCGAAATGGTGACGGTAGGCGGTTGAAAAGTGCGCCCCCGAGGAAAACCCGGTGGCAAACGCAATATCGCCTACCGCCCGGTCGCTTTCCCGCAGCTGTTTGCGGGCTTCCTGCAAGCGCAGATCCAAGTAATAGCGACTGGGCACCGCCTGCAGGTACTTCTTAAATAGCCGCTCTAACTGACGCCGGGAAATCCCCAAGTGCTCGGCCAGCTCCAAGGTTGAGAGCGGCTCCTCGATATTGGCTTCCATCAGCGTAACGGCATCCACCAAGCTCTGCGGAGCGTGGCCCAAACGGCTGCGCAAGGGTACGTGCTGGCGTTCATCGGCCATGCGAATACGGTCACATAAAAACTGCTCCGACACCTGCTCGGCCAAACGTGCGCCGTGATGCTGGCTGATCAACGTCAGCATCATGTCCATCGCCGCCGTACCGCCCGCGCAGGTGAGCCTATCGCGGTCGATCTCAAATAGCTGCTGGGAAAGCGTCACCTGGGGATATGCCTGGGCAAAGGCGTCAAACCGCTGCCACGGCAGTGTGGCACGATAGCCCTCTAACAGTCCGCAACGCGCCAGCACTTCGGTGCCGCCCGCCAGCCCGCCCAGCATCACACCACGCCCCATATGTCCCCGTAGCCACTCATTCAGCTTGGCGGGCAGCGCGTAGGGCAACGGCGTAGGCGCGCAGATCAGTAGCCAGTCGAGAGGGCCAAGTGGCGAGTCCAGGGCATGCTCAGCCAGCAATGATAGCTGCGCGCCGCTGCGCACCGGCTCGCTATCCATGCTTAGCGTGACGGTATGGTAAAGCATCTGCCCACTGAGCTGATTAGCCATTTGCAAGGGTTCCAGCGCGCTGGCATGGGCCAGCAGCGAAAACCCGGGCAGCAGCACAAACGCTACCCGCCGTCGCGAGGCAGCATTCGGAGAGATATCTGCGTTATGCTGCATGGTAAACCGCCGTGACGAAAACAAACCGCCATCTTAACCAATTGCTTGGGTAAAGGCAGCGACGGCGTCGCGAGGAAAAAAATACCCCGTGCAAATGCAAAAACGCCGGGCCATAGGCCCGACGAATGACGCAATGAATGCGTGGCGGCAAGGCCATGCGCTTATAGGTTGACCACATCAAACTCGACCAGCGTGTCGACGTCAGCATCGTAATCGACATCGTCACGCTCAAAGCCAAACAGCTTCAGAAACTCGTGCTTGTAGCCAGCGTAGTCGGTGATCTCGAACAGGTTGTCGGTGGTGACTTCCGGCCACAGGTCCTGGCAGGCTTTCTGGATATCGTCGCGCAGCTCCCAGTCATCCAGGCGCAAGCGGCCCACTTCATCGGTGGCCATTTCGCCGCCTTGAGGCGCGTAGAGGCGCTCGCCAAACAAGCGATTGAGCTGATCAATGGTACCTTCGTGAACGCCTTGCTCTTTCATGATGCGATAGACCATGGCGATGTATAGCGGCATCACCGGGATCGCCGCGCTGGCTTGGGTCACCACTGACTTGAGTACCGCCACGTTGGCGCCGCCCCCCGTCTCTTTCAGCTTGGCATCGATAGCCGCCGCTGCGCGGTCTAAATCTTCCTTGGCTTTACCCAGCGCGCCGTGCCAATAAATCGGCCAGGTGATCTCGGTGCCGATATAGCTAAACGCCACGCTGCGCGCGCCCTTCGCCAGCACGCCAGCCTGGTCGAGCGCATCCATCCAAAGTTCCCAGTCTTCGCCGCCCATCACGGTGATGGTGTCGTCGATCTCTTGCTGGGTGGCAGGCTCTACCTCGGCTTCGATAATGGCGTCTTTGTTGGTGTCGATCGCCGTGGCGCGGTAGGTTTCACCAATCGGCTTCAAACTAGAGCGCTTGAGCTCGCCACTATCCGGCAACTTACGCACCGGTGAGGCTAGCGAATACACCACCAGGTCGACTTCGCCCATGTCCTGCTTGATCAGTTCGATGGCTTTTTGACGCGCTTCGTGGGAGAAGGCGTCGCCGTTGATCGACTTGCTGTAAAGGCCTTCCTGCTTGGCGAACTTATCGAACGCCGCACTGTTGTACCAGCCTGCGGTACCGGGTTTGCTCTCGGTGGCAGGTTTTTCAAAGAACACGCCCAGGGTATCGGCACCGTAGCCAAACGCGGCGGTGATCCGCGCCGCCAAGCCGTACCCGCTGGAAGCCCCGATCACCAGCACCTTTTTGGGCCCGGCGCTTTTGTCCAGATTGCGTGCGCGAGTGGCCTCGATCTGCTCGCGAACGTTCTGCTCGCAGCCAACCGGGTGGGTGGTCGTGCAAATAAAGCCGCGTACTTTGGGTTTAATAATCACAGTGAACCTCGTCTTCGAAATAACTTGTTCGGCGTCGCACCGTCCATTAGTGCCGCTATTCTAGCGGTCTCAAGCGGCGCTGTCCGCTATTGAGCTTATGGACCTTTCACGTCAGGATATCGTTTCACCTATAACCGCCCAAGGGGCTTAGCAAATGAACGCACAGCAGCTAGTCGATGAACGCGGCGATTTATGGTTGGCAATAGCCCCGTTATGGCTAGACCGCGAACCCAGCGAACGCGATTACGCCCAGATGGTGGAAGTTGTAGAGCGCTATCAGATGTCGTTTCACGAGTTGGAGTGGATGTTTCGCTTAGAAATGGCACCGGTGATGGCCCGATACCAACTGTCTATTGCCAGTGAATGGCGGCAGTTCAATGACCGTAAACTGATGCAACAACTGGTCAGCCATAACCTGCGTTTAAAGGGTTGGCGGCGTAAAAGCTGGGCGCTGTTTTCGGGTATGACCACGATGATGGTGCGCCACCGCTGGAATGAGTTAATGAGCCGGGTGATGATCGCCCGCAGCGAGGCCTAAGCCTCATCCAAGGCGCGCTCCAACTGAAGTCGCAGTGGACGGCCTTTATCACGGGGACCAAAGCGGGCAACCACCTTGCCATCTCGCCCAATTAAAAACTTAGTAAAATTCCATTTGATCATTTGCGTACCCAATACACCGGGCGCCTCACGTTTGAGAAGCACAAACAACGGATGCGCCTGACTACCGTTAACGCGCACTTTTTCCATTAATGGAAACGTCACGCCATAGTTCTGTTCACCAAACCTACAAAAGGCCTCAGCGCTTTCCGGCGACTGCTTGCCAAACTGATCACAAGGAAATCCCAGCACGGTGAAGCCACGGTCGCGATAGCGTTGGTAGAGCATTTCCAGCTCTTTAAGCTGCGGGGTAAAACCGCAGCGGCTGGCGACATTCACCACCAATAAGACCTGACCCTGCAATGCGCGCAGATTGAACGGCTGCCCCAAGTGGGTATAACAATCCTGATCGTAAAGTGTCATCTGTCGCCTTCCCCCCCTGGAACGCCTCACCTAACCGCCTACCATGCCATGTCTGCGCCCCATGCACCAGTTCGCCGGGCCAGGCATGAGCCGTCTAGCCCAGTGGGCCCGCCACGACGCGCAGCGCCAGTGCCAACAGCAAGACGCCGGTAATCCGGTTGATCCAGTGGGCGCGCTGCTGAAGCCAGGGCAACACCCGCGAATGGGACAGCGCAACGGCCACCAGCACGTACCATCCGCCGTCGATGACCATCGCCGTCACCACGATCAATACTTTGCCGAGCAGGCTCATGTCAGGCGTCACAAACTGGCTCAGCAGGGCAATGAAGAAAATGATCAGCTTGGGATTGCCAAGCGCCACCAGCAAGCCTTCTTTGGCAGCGCGAGCGTTGGAAGTGACCGCCCCCTGTTGCTGCATGGCCCCCGCGCCACCCGCGCGCAACGCCTGGATACCCAACCACGCCAGGTAGGCGGCCCCCGCCCAGGTAATCAGTTGAAAGAGCGCAGGCGACTTGGCGATCAAGGCGCCCAAGCCCAACACGGTGAGCAGCGCATAGGCCCCCACCCCGCCGGCATGACATAGCGCGGCCGTCATGCCGACCAGCCTGCCGCCGCCCAGCGTATGGCGCAGCACCAGTGCCAGACTCGGCCCCGGCGACATGGCACCCATGGCGCATACCGCCGCCAACGATAGCCAAAGTGAGAATGGCATGTGGTTCTCCTTGCTCGCTTATTATTCCTTTTACCACCGACAGAGGGTGACGCGCACAGTGTACCTCACGTCCAGCGAGGCGACCCCTGCGCGTGCGCAAATAACGCTGTTAGCATGATACGCTGTTGGGTAAACTTTGGCCTTTTGATAATGCCTCTGACCTGCAGAGGTGATTACTGATTACAGGACGTCAACATGGGTAGGGCTTTTCAGAACCGTAAAGAATCCATGGCCAAAACGGCCGATGCGAAGACAAAAGTCTACAGCAAGTATGGTCGCGAGATTTATGTTTGCGCCAAAGCGGGAGGCACTGATCCCAATGCCAACCTGGCGCTGCGGGGCTTGATGGAGCGCGCCAAGAAAGACCAAGTGCCGTCTCACGTGATTGATAAGGCATTGGACAAGGCCAGCGGCGCCGGCGGCGAGGATTTCTCACCCGCACGCTACGAAGGCTTTGGCCCCGGTAACGCCATGGTGATTGTCGAATGCTTGACCGACAATCCCAACCGCACCTTTGGGGATGTGCGCGGTTGTTTCACTAAAACCAAAAGCAAAATCGGCACCCCTGGCAGCGTCAGCCACATGTTTGACCACTGCGCGATTTTCGCGTTTGCCGGTAGCGACGAAGAAGCCGTGCTGGAAGCGCTGATGGAGGCGGATGTCGACGTCACCGACATCGAACTGGAAGACGGTCGGATCACCGTGTTTGCCCCGCATACCGACTACGCCAAAGCCAAGCAGGCGCTGCTTGACACCTTCGGCGAGGTAGACTTCGAAGTCGATGAAATTCAGTTTCTACCGCAAACCACCACGCCGGTAGAGGGCGACGATGTCGCCATGTTTGAAAAATTATTGAACACGCTTAACGATCTGGACGACGTACAAAACGTCTACCACAGCGCTGAGTTGCCCTCAGACAGCGAGTAAATGGCCAACACACCAACGCCGCCCGTTAGGCGGCGTTGGTGGGCCCCGTCACCATCACATGGAAGCAAAGTCATGACGGCAACCTATTCACTCGGCTAGAACGTCAGACAAATTTTCCCAAAGTGCTTACCGGCCTCTTGGTGACGAAACGCATCGGCAATGTCGGTCAGCGCGAATTCGCGGTCGATGATTGGCCGCATACCATTGGCTTCGATAGCGCGGATCATTTCAATCTGGTCGCGGCGGCTGCCGACAATCAAGCCTTTGAGGGTGGCCTGCTTAGCCATCAGCTTGGCAGTGGGGATTTCACCTTCGCGTCCAGTTAGCACACCAATCAGCGCAATATGCCCACCGATCTTAACCGCATCAATTGACTGCGGCAGCGTACCGGGGCCACCGACTTCTACCACGTGATCAACGCCTTCGCCCTCGGTCAATGCCTTGACGGCTTTGCCCCACTCGGGCGTTTCTTGGTAGTTGATGGTGTGTTCCGCCCCCAACTCACGCAGGCGAGCCAGCTTTTCGTTGGAAGACGAGGTGGCAATCACCCGCGCGCCCATCATCTTGGCAAACTGCAGCGCAAAAATTGATACACCGCCGGTGCCCAGCACCAGCACCGTATCGCCAGCCTTCAGGCCTCCGTCAACGACCAGCGCGCGCCAGGCGGTGAGACCGGCGGTGGTCAAAGTGGCGGATTCGGCGTGGCTGTACTCAGCCGGCTGATAGGTGAACGACGTGGCAGGCGCGATAACCTGCTCGCGTGCATAGCCATCGATGCCATCGCCGGGGGTGGTACGGAAATCGCCAACCCGTGCCGGGCCTTCAACCCAGCCTGGAAAGAAGGTCGAGACCACCGGGTCGCCCACGGAGAACTCGCTTACGCCTTCACCCACGGCGTCGACAACCCCGGCGCCATCTGACATGGGAATGCGGCCATCGTCGGTGGGTATCATCCCTGCCACCACAGCGTAGTCGTGAAAGTTCAGCGAGCTGGCGTGCAAGCGCACACGAATTTCGCCTTTCCCCGGCTCGCCAGGTGCGGCCTGATCTACCACCGTCAGGTGGTCGAGACCGCCTGGTGCTTTCAGTTGAATCGCTTGCATGAAAACCTCTTTGGACAGAATGGTCGGTACATTAATCGTTGGGGCGACCGGCACCTACATCAAGGCCGATAAAGCCACCCGACTGACGACGCCAAAGACGTGCGTAGATACCTTCCTGTGCCAATAGCTCGGTATGTGTGCCGCTCTCAACAATCTGCCCTTCATCCACCACGATCAGCCGGTCGAGCATGGCAATGGTCGACAGCCGGTGAGCAATGGCAATGACGGTTTTGCCCTCCATTAGCGTATCGAGTTGCTCCTGGATCGCGGCTTCCACCTCGGAATCCAGCGCCGAGGTGGCTTCATCCAGCACCAGAATCGGTGCGTTTTTGAGCAACACGCGAGCAATGGCGATGCGCTGACGCTGACCGCCGGACAGTTTAACGCCCCGCTCACCGACGTGAGCATCCAGGCCTCGCCGCCCTTTGGGATCGACTAAATCATTAATGAAGGTATCGGCGTGGGCGCGGCATACCGCTTCCCAGACATCATCATCGTTGGCATGAGGGCTGCCGTAGCGGATGTTATCGCGCAGCGAGCGGTGGAGTAACGAGGTATCCTGAGTCACCATGCCAATCTGGTGGCGCAGCGAGGTTTGAGTGACCTCGGCAATGTTCTGACCGTCGATGAGAATGCGCCCACCCTGGATGTCGTAAAAGCGCAACAGCAGATTCGCCAGGGTCGATTTGCCCGCCCCGGAGCGGCCGATCAGGCCGATCTTCTCGCCCGGCGCAATATTTAAACTTAAGCCGTTGAACACGGTTTTATTTTCGCCCCTGGCTTGTTCATAGCCAAAGCGCAACGCTTCAAAGGCAATCCCCCCGTGGGGGACACGTAATGCTTTCGCGTTGGGCGCATCGCGTACTGCCGGCTCCCGGGCGATGGTGTTCATGCCATCCTGAACCGTGCCGATGTTTTCGAATAGCCCGGCGACTTCCCATAAAATCCAGTCGGACATAAAGCGAATACGCATCACCAGCGCAATGGCAATGGCAAGCACGCCCAACGAAATGGCATCCACGTACCAGGCGCTAATTGCCATGCCTGCCGTGCCGACCAGCAGCGCGGTGTTGAGCAACGTCAGGCACACGCTCATGATAGTCACCAACCGCATTTGGCGATGCACGGTGCCCATAAAGCCTTCCATGGCATCGCGGGCGTAGCCCTGCTCACGCTGAGTATCGGCAAACAGTTTGATGGTTTGGATATTGCTGTAGCTGTCCACCACGCGGCCGGTCATCTGGGCGCGGGCATCTGCCTGGGCCATCGACACATCGCGCAGGCGCGGCACAAAAAACCGCATGATCGCCAAATAGCCCGCAAGCCAAAGGCCCAGCGGCAGTAGCAGCCAGGGGTCGGCGCGCCCCAATAAAATCGCCGCACCGGTGAAATACACCACGGCGTAGACCAGCAGGTCCATCACCTTGGTGACGGTTTCGCGAATCGCAAGCGCCGTCTGCATGACTTTCTGCGACACGCGTCCGGCAAACTCGTCCTGATAGAACGCCAGGCTCTGGCTGAGCATGTGACGGTGCGATAGCCAGCGGCCAATCATCGGGTAGTTGCCGAAAATGCTTTGGTGGGTCACCAGCGACTGCAGCAGCACCAAAAGAGGCAGGCCTACC harbors:
- a CDS encoding ABC transporter ATP-binding protein; amino-acid sequence: MLLRMLTPLFRYFETRVNPYPEGEVATPPRGLAAFIWHFSRPVWPLLLLMSLFTALVSAAEVVFFSYMGELVDWLGNVERENFWSDNGLWLSGVGILVMVGLPLLVLLQSLVTHQSIFGNYPMIGRWLSHRHMLSQSLAFYQDEFAGRVSQKVMQTALAIRETVTKVMDLLVYAVVYFTGAAILLGRADPWLLLPLGLWLAGYLAIMRFFVPRLRDVSMAQADARAQMTGRVVDSYSNIQTIKLFADTQREQGYARDAMEGFMGTVHRQMRLVTIMSVCLTLLNTALLVGTAGMAISAWYVDAISLGVLAIAIALVMRIRFMSDWILWEVAGLFENIGTVQDGMNTIAREPAVRDAPNAKALRVPHGGIAFEALRFGYEQARGENKTVFNGLSLNIAPGEKIGLIGRSGAGKSTLANLLLRFYDIQGGRILIDGQNIAEVTQTSLRHQIGMVTQDTSLLHRSLRDNIRYGSPHANDDDVWEAVCRAHADTFINDLVDPKGRRGLDAHVGERGVKLSGGQRQRIAIARVLLKNAPILVLDEATSALDSEVEAAIQEQLDTLMEGKTVIAIAHRLSTIAMLDRLIVVDEGQIVESGTHTELLAQEGIYARLWRRQSGGFIGLDVGAGRPND